GGCGCACGCGCGCTCGAACCACTCGTGGCCGGCGCCCGTGTGGTTCGTCGTGAGGTCCCCGACGAGCCGCAGGCCCCGGGCGTGCACCGCGGCGGACAGCGACGCGAACGCGGCGTCGCCGCCGAGCAGCGGGTCGACATGGTCGAACGTGCGCGCGTCGTACCGGTGGTTGGACCGGCTCGGGAAGATCGGGGTGAGGTACAGCGTGTCGACGCCCAGCCGCTCGAGGTGGTCGAGGTGGGCCTCGACGCCCGCGAGGTGCCCGCCGAAGAGCTGCTGCGAGACGCCCGGTCCGGCCGGGATCGGCTCGTCGTCCCAGCGCGCCGGCACGGCCCAGTCGGGCAGCTCGCCCTCGGGGAGCCCGTCGTGCGAGCCGGCGCGCGCGAAGCGGTCGGGGAACACCTGGTAGACGACGGCCGACGAGAGCCACGCCGGCGCGGGCGCGTGCACGGTGAGCCGGAAGTCGGCGACGTCCGGGACCTCGCGCGCGTGCACGCCGCGCCCGTTGAGCCACCGGTAGCCGCCGGGCTCGTCGAGCAGCGCGCGGTAGCCCGTGACCGGGTTGTGCACCGGGACGTCCGCGACGTACCAGCGCTCGTGCGCGTCGGCCCGGTCGAGGCGCGCGGGCTCGACGCGCGGCTCGCCGTCGCGCACCGTGCGCACCCAGACCGCCCGCTCGGTGCCCGACGCCGGGACGCGGAACCGGACGGGCACGACGTCGCCCAGCGCTGGGGTGCCGGCCGGGACGTACACCTCCGAGCCGTCGTGGTGCGGCTCGTCGAGCAGGTGGCGCACGCGGGTCGCGGCGTCGAGCGTCGTCACCCCTTCACCGAACCGGCGGTCAGGCCCGAGACGATGTAGCGCTGCAGGAACTGGAACAGCAGGAGCACCGGGATCGCCGCGAGCACGGCCGCCGCGGCGAACAGGCCCCACGGCGCGTTGCGCTCGTCGGACGCCCACACGTACAGCCCGACGGCGAGCGTGTAGTTCTCGACGCGGCTCAGCACGATCTTCGCGAGGATGAACTCGCCGAACGCCGAGACGAACGACAGCAGGCCGACGACCGCGAGGATCGGCGAGACGAGCCGCAGGATGATCGTGAAGAAGATCTGCGCGTGGCTCGCGCCGTCGATCTTCGCGGCCTCGTCGAGCTCGCGCGGGATCGTGTTGAAGAACCCGTACATGAGGAACGCGTTCACGCCGAGCGCGCCGCCGAGGTACACCGCGATGAGCGCGAGCCGGCTGTTGAGGCCCAGCGCGGGGAACACGTCGCCGAGCGTGAGCAGCAGCAGGAAGATCGCGACGAAGGCCAGCATCTGCGGGAACATCTGGACCAGCAGGAGCGCCGTGAGCGACGCACGCCGGCCCTGGAACCGGAAACGGGAGAACGCGTACGCCGCCGCTGCTCCCATGAGCACGGTCCCGAGTGCCGTGGCCGTGCACACGACGAGCGAGTTGACGGCCCACAGCGGGAAGTCCGTGCGCGCCAGCTCGGCGTAGTTGGCGCCGCTGACGTCGCTGAAGAGCTTGTTCGAGCCCGTGAGCGTGCCGCCGGCGTTGAGCGACGCGGACACCACGTACAGCAGCGGGGTCACGCACACGACGACCATCACGACGCCGACGACGTGGCGCCAGCCGACCTCGCGCCACCACCGGACGCCCGTCACGGGCGCGTGCAGTTCGACGGACGCGCGGGCCATCACAGCTCCTCGAGGGTCTTGGTGCGCCGGAACGCGGCGTAGGAGATCGCGCCGACGATGACGAAGATCAGGATCGACACCGCGCTCGCGAGGCCGTACTGCTTGACCCCGCTCTCGAAGGCCACGGCGTAGACCATCGAGATGAGGATGTCGGTGTGCCCGACGAGGACCGGTGAGCTCTCGAAGTTCGGCCCGCCGCCCGTGAGCATGTAGATCAGCGTGAAGTTGTTGAAGTTGAACGCGAAGCTCGAGATCAGCAGCGGGGCGACCGAGATCATCAGCAGCGGCAGCGTCATCGAGCGGAACACCCGGAACGCGCCGGCGCCGTCCATGCGCGCCGACTCGATCACGTCGGACGGGATGGCCTGCAGCGCGCCCGTGCAGACGAGGAACATGTACGGGAAGCCGAGCCAGAGGTTGACCAGCAGGATCGAGAGCTTCGCGAGCCACGGGTCGGTGAGCCAGGGGACGTCGGCGCCGCCCAGCAGCACCTCGTTGATGAACCCGAACCGCGGGTTGAGCATCCCGCGCCACACGAGCGCCGCGAGGAAGCCCGGGAACGCGTACGGCAGGATCAGCAGCGAGCGGTAGAACCGGCGACCGCGCACCCGCGGGTCGTTGAACACGATCGCGAGGAACAGCCCGAGCCCGAAGGTCGTGACGACCGAGAGGATCGCGAACGCGAACGTCCACGCGAGGATCGTGAAGAACGGCCCGGACAGGCGCGAGTCGCTGAACATCGCGGTGTAGTTCTCGAACCCGACGCCCACCCGCCAGCCGGGGGTCAGGCGTGAGCCGTCCTCCGCGGTGAACGTGCCGTAGCGCGACGGGGTGTACACGGTCCCGGTCTCGAGGTCCGTGAACGTGTCGGCCGCCTCGTCGTACGCGACGCTCGGCGTGTACACGTACCCCGTCGAGCCGTCCTGCGTGCGCAGGCTGCCCTCCGACGCGTCGTCGGACACCGGCACGCGCAGCTCGGTGATCTCGCCCTGCCGCTGCGCGATCTGCGCGAGCCCCAGGACCTCGAAGCCCTCGACGTCCGTGATGCGGTCGCCGTCGGCCTGCGCGCCGTCGACGGTCTCGAGCGGCTGCTCGGGGGTCCCGACGCGGACGTCACCGTCCTCGTCGACGATCCCGAGCCCCAGCTCCTCGCCGCGCGAGAGCACCGTGACGGGGTAGGTCGGCGAGCCCTCGACGCGGCGCTCGGTCTGCACCTGGATGGCGCTGATCGCGTCGGCCTTGGTCGAGTTGTGGCCGTCGCCGTAGTTCGTGAACGACACGTACCCCGTGTAGGCCATGACGAAGAGCTGGTAGACGAGCAGGAACAGCAGGCCCGGCACCAGGTACTTGCCGGGCAGCATCCGCCGCGAGAA
The Cellulomonas sp. NS3 DNA segment above includes these coding regions:
- a CDS encoding sugar ABC transporter permease, with protein sequence MARASVELHAPVTGVRWWREVGWRHVVGVVMVVVCVTPLLYVVSASLNAGGTLTGSNKLFSDVSGANYAELARTDFPLWAVNSLVVCTATALGTVLMGAAAAYAFSRFRFQGRRASLTALLLVQMFPQMLAFVAIFLLLLTLGDVFPALGLNSRLALIAVYLGGALGVNAFLMYGFFNTIPRELDEAAKIDGASHAQIFFTIILRLVSPILAVVGLLSFVSAFGEFILAKIVLSRVENYTLAVGLYVWASDERNAPWGLFAAAAVLAAIPVLLLFQFLQRYIVSGLTAGSVKG
- a CDS encoding ABC transporter permease subunit codes for the protein MSTQQTEPATAGPEPRTPAPEPRRRSVTSHARDIKPGFVVKLVLVALVDALGLYGILAAAAVQSWGIVVFLVLALVAVNWVYFSRRMLPGKYLVPGLLFLLVYQLFVMAYTGYVSFTNYGDGHNSTKADAISAIQVQTERRVEGSPTYPVTVLSRGEELGLGIVDEDGDVRVGTPEQPLETVDGAQADGDRITDVEGFEVLGLAQIAQRQGEITELRVPVSDDASEGSLRTQDGSTGYVYTPSVAYDEAADTFTDLETGTVYTPSRYGTFTAEDGSRLTPGWRVGVGFENYTAMFSDSRLSGPFFTILAWTFAFAILSVVTTFGLGLFLAIVFNDPRVRGRRFYRSLLILPYAFPGFLAALVWRGMLNPRFGFINEVLLGGADVPWLTDPWLAKLSILLVNLWLGFPYMFLVCTGALQAIPSDVIESARMDGAGAFRVFRSMTLPLLMISVAPLLISSFAFNFNNFTLIYMLTGGGPNFESSPVLVGHTDILISMVYAVAFESGVKQYGLASAVSILIFVIVGAISYAAFRRTKTLEEL